GCCTGCCGGGCCAGCGCGGCCCCGGCCAGGATCAGGGCCTCGGCCTCGGCATGGGTCATGGCGGCCTCGCGGCGCAGGTTGCGGGTGCCGGGGCGCACGGCGGCGCGCACGAGGCGGGGGTGCTCGGGCAGCCCGGCGGCCACGCCCGCATCCATCACGTACACCTGTGCCCCCACGCTGCGGGCCAGGGCGTTCACGGCCGCGCCGCCGGGACCGGCGGGGGTGTCGGCCAGGAAGTTGGCGACCATCGCGCCGGTCACCTCGGGCGGAAAGGCGCTCACGCCCTCGGCCGCGATACCGTGGTCGCCCGCCGCGACGATCACGGCGACGCCCTGCGGGTCGGGCCGGTCGGTACCGAACACGCCCGCGAGGCGCACGCTCAGGGCTTCGAGGTCACCCAGCGCACCCGGCGGTTTGGTCAGTTGGGCTTGTCGCTCGCGGGCGGCCTGCATGGCGGCCTCGTCGGCGGGGCGGACAGCGCGGAGCAGCTCGGTGAGTTCAGGGGTCATGGTTGTCCTTTGAGTTGCAGCGGCAGGCCGCTGACGAGCAGATACGCCTCGTCGCTCGCGGCGGCGACGCGCTGGTTCACGCGGCCCAGCGCGTCGCGGTAGGTCCGCGCCAGGGCGTTGTCGGGCACGATGCCCAGGCCGACCTCGTTGCTCACGAGGACGGACAGGCCGCCGCGTTCACGCAGCGCCGCGAGCAGGTCGTCGGTGGCGGCGAGCATCCGGTCTTCGGATTCTCCGGCCAGCAGCAGGTTGCTGACCCACAGACTCAGGCAGTCGAGCAGCAGCGTGGGCGTCTGGACATTCCGGGCGGCCTGGGCCACGTCCAGGGGTTCCTCGGCGGTGTGCCAGGCGGCGGGGCGGTCGCCTCTGTGCCGGGCGATGCGCTCCCGCATCTCGTCGTCGAAGGCCTGCGCGGTGGCGAGGTAGGTCACGTCTTTGCCGGGGCGGGCGGCGTAGGC
The genomic region above belongs to Deinococcus gobiensis I-0 and contains:
- the cobU gene encoding bifunctional adenosylcobinamide kinase/adenosylcobinamide-phosphate guanylyltransferase, which codes for MIVYVSGGARSGKSRFAEAYAARPGKDVTYLATAQAFDDEMRERIARHRGDRPAAWHTAEEPLDVAQAARNVQTPTLLLDCLSLWVSNLLLAGESEDRMLAATDDLLAALRERGGLSVLVSNEVGLGIVPDNALARTYRDALGRVNQRVAAASDEAYLLVSGLPLQLKGQP